In uncultured Fretibacterium sp., the genomic window CTGGAGGGAAACGCGAGAGCCATAGATAAGGCGGCTCAACACATCGCGTCCGAATTCGTCCGTGCCCAAAAAATGCTGGGCCGAAGGCGGCTTTCGAATCATCATATAATCCTGCTGAGCGTAGCCATAGGGAGCCAGGTAGTCCGCAAATACGGAGACAAGAATCAGGGCTGAGAGGACCAGGGCTCCAAGGATTGCCAGATAGTTTCGCCTCAGTCGAATAAAAGCGTATTTCCAAAGGGAATTGCTTTTGACCTTTTGAACCGAAGAAGACATTCTATGTGCCCCCCTACTTCACATGAATGCGATGGTCAACGAAAGCATAAAGAATATCGACCGTAAGATTGATAAGGCAGAACGCCATGGAGATGAAGAGAACCCCCCCTTGAATGATAGGGTAATCCCTCATATTGATGGCCTCGAGCATAAGTCTTCCTACCCCGGAGATGGAGAAAATTGCCTCCGTGATGATCGACCCCCCCAACAGCATGCCAAACTGTATGCTGATAATAGTCATGATGGGGATCAGGGCATTGGGCAACGCGTGCTTCATGATTACGCGGTATTCCGTCTGTCCCTTGGCCCGTGCGGTACGAATGTAGTCGGAGAGAATGACCTCCAACATACTGGAACGTGTAATACGTGCAATAATCGCCACGGAGGCCCCGGATAAGGTCAAAATGGGAAGTACCATCTCGTTGATCGTCTCGAAGCCCATGGAGGGGAACCATCCCAGATTTACGGAGAAAGCCAGAATGAACAGAAGCCCCAGCCAAAAGGTGGGCATGGAGACCCCCAGCAGCGTTATGAGCGTGACAACGCTGTCGAGCAATGAATACTGCCGGATAGCACAGATGATGCCCATAGGAATCCCCACCAGAGTACTAAAGAGTACGGACCAAAAGGCGAGTTTGATCGTCATGGGTATCCTCGTCGCGAGCTCCGAGCTCACAGGACTCTTCATAACATAGGAATACCCCAAATCCCAATGGAACAGCGCCCTGTAAAGATAACGTCCCAACTGTATGAGGTAGGGATCGTCCAGACCATGAACGGCTCTGAAATTCGCAATAGCCTCCTGGGTAACCTCCTGCCCCAATACAATGCGGGCAGGATCTCCCGGGGTAAAATAGAGAATCGTAAACAAAATGACCATGACGCTTAAAATGACGGGAATCAGCTGTAGGACCCTTCGAAAGATGAACCTGAGCAAAGTCTATCTCCTCCTTGGCGAGGTGCAAACTTACCAGACTCATAAAACAAGGAACTAAGGAAATGTTTTTCGAAAAAATTTATTGGAATATCAAAAACAACCTAATCCGATTGCCAACTCTCATTTGCCCTGTAAACTTTATTCTCTGGTCGACCAGGTCGACCAGAGAATACCACATAAAAAATATTCAGTCAAGAATTCTTATAAGTCTTGCTCGTGTGGACATGAAGGAGATTATGCCTCATGCTCATCCAACGGAAACGCGTTATCCTGGTATTCGGTGGTGAGCGAGGGGCTGCGTTCCTCCGTCTGCTTTGAGTCTGCGTTCGCCTCGCCCTGCCGCTCTGTCTGGGGGAGGCGTGTTACCAGGATCTGATCGATCTTATAGTTATCGATGTCGATTACCTCAAATTTATACCCTTCGTGCATGACAAAATCCGTGCGGTGAGGAATGCGCTTCAACATGAACATGAGGAAACCGCTGATGGTCTCATAGTTTTGGGAGTCGGGGAACTCCTCGATATTGAACACATGCATGACATCCTCTATAGGCGTCGAGCCCTCAATCAGCCATGAGCATTCGTCTCGTTTGATAATCTGCTCCTCCTCCCCAACGAGATTGCCCATGAGCATCATCATGATATCCTGAAGAGTGATAATCCCGACCACCAAGGCATACTCGTTGAGCACGACGGCAAGGGTTTCTCCCCGTCGCTTGAAGTGATCCATCGCCTCAGCCAATGTCAGGCTGTCGGGGATAATAAGGGGCGGGCGAATGTCAATCCCGTTGTCCAACTGGAGGCTTTGTTCTTTAATAACCCGTTCCAACAGCGCTTTGGAGTCCACACAGCCTACGATATGTTCGATATTCCCATCACACACGATGTAGGTGGAATGCGGTGCAGATGCAATTTTTTCCTTGATGTGGGCATCATCCTCATGAAGATCGAAATACACGATATTCTCCCGAACTGTCATAGCGGATGGAACTGTGCGTACATCGAGTTCGAAAATGTTACCGATCAAATCCTTCTCCTGCGTCCTCAAGAGCCCGGCCATTATTCCTGCCTCCACCATGGCATAGAGGTCATCCGAGGTGAAGTCGTCCCGGCGTTTTTCCGGAAATCCGAAAACTTTGCAGATGGCGCTGCTCAAGGAGTTGAAAATCTTTGCCAGGGGGGTACAGATAAAGATGACCCGCCGCATCCCCTCTATTGTCCTTAAGGATACGGCCTCGGGAATAGCCATGGCAATTCGCTTGGGAATCAGGTCCGCAAATAGGACGAAGAAGAGACTGACAAAAATAAAAGGAACTGTGGAGGCAATCTGCCCCCTTAGGGTGGGGGAAAGGAAATTGGGCAGCATCTTATGAATGGGCGGAGACAGAAAGGCATCGCCTACAATTCCCGCTAAAATTGCCATGGAGTTCAGGCCTATTTGCACTGTCGTAAAAAACAGTCCTGGCTGCTCTTGGAAGCTCAGAATTCGTGCAGCCCGTTCATCCCCGCCTTCCGCAAGGGGGCGCAGCTTCATCCTGCGCGATGCCGCCAGGGAGATCTCCGAAAAGGCAAAAAAGGCACTGATTATACTCAAGAAAGCAATGATAAAAAAACCATAAAACATGATGTTAAACCTCCCAATTCCGATGGCACACAAACAAAACTCCGAGGTATGTTTCGGGATGAAACCTAAGAAAACGCTGTTTAATCCATGAAGCCCCCATGTTAATTTTTAGAGAAGCGCTGGAGACCTTTGCCTATAGATATTTTGCATATATTATTGGCAAAATATGCATTTTGTTTTAATCAGCGCTTCCCTAAATCCTGTCCCGCCTTCCGCAGTCATTCCGTTGTCTGCTTGGGTGTAACACCTCCCAATAAGCGGTGTCTCTGAGGGCTTAGGCCGTAGGTCGCAATCCATGCCTAAGTCGAACGGTGAGCATGAAACTGTCCGAAACTCTGGAGCCATACCGTAATAAAAATACCATAAAGGGCAATCTACTTCTACTCCCCTGTTGAGAAGAAGCCGCGAAGGGGGAGCGTGAGCGGCCACCGTTTTTATCGGCTATGAGGTGAGCGCCCGTCAGGCGAGGAAATGAGCCCGGGCAGGAATCGTCCCTCATAGGGGCGGCGCGATGGGCGCTCCATTCAGCTCCAGCACGGCCTGGACGAAAAAGCCCGCCCCAACGGGAAGAGCCTCTTCATCAAAGACGAAGGTGGGACTGTGGAACCTGGTCGGCTCTTTGCCCACCTGTCGGATGCCCAGCCGAGCGAAACAGGAAGCCGGAATCTTTTCGCAGTAGCAGGCGTAATCCTCCGAACCCATGCGCGCCTGGCTCATCGTCTTGACGTGTTCTTCGCCGAGCAGCTTCGCGGCAGCGGAACGCATGGCGTGGACCACGTCGGGATCGTTGACCAGAGGCGGTACCCCGTAAGTGTAGTCAAGCTCATGAGTGCAATTGTATCCGGCAACGATGGAGCCAATCATGTGGTCCATCATATCCCTGATCCTGCTGCGGCTCGTTGGGGATTGACAGCGGATAGAGCCGCCAAAGGTCACTTCAGCGGGAATGATGTTCTTCGCCGTTCCGCCGTGGAGGGTACAAATTGAGAGGACGACGGGATCGACGGCGTTGAATTGACGGGTGATCAGGCTCTGCAGCGACATGACGCAGTTTGCCGAGGCAAGCAGGGCGTCTGCGCCTGAATTGTGGGGGTATGCGCCGTGTCCGCTGACGCCCTTGACGGTGACGGAGAACGTGTCGGAGGAGGCCATGCTGGGGCCTTCGCGGAAGGCAATGTCGCCCGTAGCGAATTCAGCGATACCGTGCTGACCGAGGATGACGTCCACGGTGGGGTTCTCAAGGCAACCGAGGCGAATCATCAGTTCCGATCCTCCAAGGGTTTCTTCGGCAGGTTGAAAGATGAGTTTGACCACACCAGTGAAGCGATCGCGCATCGACGTGAGGATTTTTGCAGCCCCCAGGAGCATTGCGGTATGAGCGTCGTGACCGCAGGCGTGCATCACACCTGCAACTTCCGATGCATCGGGGACCGCAGCCTCCTCCTGGATTGGCAGGGCGTCCATATCGGCCCTGAGGGCGATCACCTTGCCAGGTGCATCTTTGCGACCGCGAACGATTCCCACGACGCCGACCCGCGTGTCTATGGGCTGGAGTTCAACGCCAAGTTTTTTCAGTTCGGAACGGACGAAGGCCGCGGTTTCGATTTCGTGCATGCCAAGTTCGGGATGACGGTGAATGCGGCGTTTGCATTCCACGAGGTAGTTCCGTATACATCGTGCCTTCTCCAGGATCTCTGAAGCCATGATCTTCCTCCTGACTTTTCTTTTGCACCCGCCGAGAAGAGTATTGCACTTCTGGGGGGCTGAGGGCAACCTGATAGCGCGTAACGAACGACCTGTACTAAGAGGTATCGGGTATATTGTATACAAATTTACCTCCTCTGTATAATTGGATGAAGCGTCTAACATCAGAGATTAAATCCATGCTCTTAGTTTTATCCTTGGCAATGGGAGAATAAGTGTGCTCTTTTCCATATTTATTAAGAAATGATGAGGGATTGAAGTGTTTTGTCCTCGTGGGGCTGCTGCGCTCTGTCACATTGAAAAAGTTCCAGCGGGCTTGTATTTTGTATATTATTTGTTAAAATCAGAAACGCTGTGGATACTATTTGGAGATGATGCATTTTTGTTCCCGCGTGCGGTGGGCTTGGGTTCCAACGGTGGGCTTGGGTTCCAATGGATGTGTCCACGACGCAATACGGTTACTTTAGGGGAAGTGAAGCAGAGATTCGTTGTTTGGACGATCTTAATTTCAGGAAAGAGTCCCTTGTTTATGAAGAAGACATTCACTCTTTGTTTTGCTCTGACGATGTTGTATGCCAGGGTGACCTTTGCAGCTTCGCGGGGTGAAACCCTTCGCGTCGGAGTTTCCATCGACGAGAAGAATTTTGACCCGCAGAATGTGGTCGATACCCATTCCTATCGAGAGGCCTTGGCCTTTGCGAGGGGGAAAGTCGAGCGCTATGCTTAAAGACGGCAAACGCACCATGAACAAGCAGGTGTATTTGAGTTTGCGCAGCGACATCCTCTCCGGACGGTATCGTGACGGGCAACAATTGTTGCAGGCCGAACTGGCGGAGGAATACCACGTCAGCCGCATACCCGTTCGCGAGGCGCTGATGCAGCTTTCCAGTGAGGGGTTAGTGCAGATCATCCCCTACAAGGGGGCGATCGTCGCCTCCTTGTCCATCGAGGAGCTGCACGAGATATTCGAGATCCGCTATGCGCTGGAGTCCTTGATCTTGCGTTACGTCGTGCAGAACATCACGGAGGGATCGGCTGCGCGAGTTCATAACCTGCTCCTGGAATCGACGCAGACACCGCCGGAAAGGCGAAGCCGCAAGACAAACTGGGAGTTTCACCGCGCGCTTTATGAAATTGCGGGAAAGCCCCGTCTACTGGAGCTGATCGAGTCGCAGTACAACAAGATCGATCGCTACGTCCAGATGGATATTACTTTGCCGAACGTGCAGGAGAACGCCTTTAAATCCCATGACGCGATCCTTCAGGCCTGCCGGGTCGGCGATGCAGTGGAGGCGACCGTGTTGCTTCACGAACACATGGTGACGGCGCTTCGCCGCCTTGACCGCTTCCTGCAGCAGGAGGAAGTCCGCGCTCCAGAATCGGAGCGATCGACCACGCTTTTTATGCCGCTGATCAATCGTCGCGTGCTGCGGTAGCGCTTGGGGGACCGGCGAATGTCGTCCAGCGCGCGATAGGAGGATTCGTGACATCACACTACAAATTCAGGAGGTTCTATCACATGTTGACGCACAAGCAGAGGATCGAAAACGCCCTTGCGCTGAAAGAGAACGACCGCACGCCCTACAGCATGTGGATGCACTATCCCAATCGCGACCGTCATCCCCGCCGCTTGGCCGAACTGGCGCTGAGGGCGCAGAGGGAGTACGATCTGGACTTTATCAAGTACATGCCCTTTGGACTTTACACCACCATCGACATGGGCGTCGATCTTGACGTGTACGAGGGCTTTGAAAAAGCCCCCACTCAGCATGAGCCCGTCATCAAGGACGTCAAGGACTGGGATCGCATTCGTCCTCTCGACGGAACCCGGGGTGAGTACGCCGTCGTCCTGGAATCGCAGCGTATTCTCATGGAGATGCTGGAGGAACACGTGCCCTTCCTGCAGACACTTTTCAGTCCGGCCACCACATTAGCGAAGATGTGTTCTCCAGCCGAGCTGGTCAGACATATGCGCGAGGACCCCGCTCGCGTCCACCGCGTGCTGGAGATGGTCACGGACACCACGATTCAATTTGCCCGCGCTTCCGCCGACTTGGGTGCGGATGGATTCTTCTATGCCTCGCAGCTTTCGGGGCGTCAGACGATGGAGAAAACCGAGTACGAGGCGTTTGTCGAAAAGTATGACCTTGCGATCCTAAACGCCGTTAAGGACAGGACCTGGTTTAACGTACTGCACCTGCACGGCGCCCAGGTGCGCATCGACGAAGTCCAGCATTACCCTGTGCAGGGGCTGAGTTGGCACGACCGCGATGATGGTCCCTCGATGGAGGAGGTTCGCAAGTACAGCACAAAGGCGTTCGTTGGGGGCCTCAGCTGGGGCGAGAATTGGCTGACCAAGACGGAGGAACAGGTTGTCGGTGAGGTGCGGGAGATGTGCGGTCGCCCCGGCCTGATCCTGGGGCCGGGTTGCGTGATCGAGCCGCATACCCCGAAGAAGTTCCTGGAGCTGGTCCATAAGACGGTCGTTGAGCGTTCGTGTTGTCGCTGATATTGGGTGCTGGAGAGTTCAGGAGGACCTATGTTCACCATCACTGAGTTTCTGCATGAAGAAGTAAAGCCGGCGCTGGGCTGTACCGAGCCGGGTGCGGTGGCGCTGGCGGTCGCTAAGGCATGTGAGCAGTTGAGCGCGCGAGCGGAGCGATTGGAGGTTGTCGTCAGCGACAACATCTTTAAGAACGGCATCGCTGTCGGAGTGCCGGGGACCGACGGCGCGCGCGGCAACGAGATCGCCGCGGCGTTGGCGGTGTTCTGCGGCCACAGCGCCTACAGCCTTGAGGTGCTGAAGGACGCGACTCCCGATGACCTCCAGGAAGCCAGAGCGTTTATCGACGACGGCAAACTGACGCTGACGGCCAATGGTCAGGGCGGCGTCTATGTCAAGGCGAGGGCTTTCGCCGGCGGAGAGACGGGGATGGCTGTGATCGAGCAGACGCACGGCAACATCACGCTTGTGAAAAAAGACGACACGGTCGTCTTTGAGGCCGTGCCCTCCTGCGACTCTGCCGTGTCAAAGATGGCCGCAAAAAACGCCTCTGCCTCCATTCCCGACCAGGTGAAGGCGATGGGCTTTGAAGAGCTGGTTGCGCTGGCCGGCCGGCTGTCCTCAGAAGATGTGGACTACGTGTGGGGTGGCATCGAGATGAACCTGCGCATCTCGGACTTCGGCTTTGACCACAAGGTCGGGCTTGGCCTGGGGCGAACCGTTAGGGACTCGGCCGGTGTGAACTATCGCAGCGATTTGGCCGCTCAGGTGAAGGCGATCTCCGCCGCAGCCTCCGACGCGCGCATGGCGGGCGTGGCGCTGCCCGTGATGAGCAGCGCGGGCAGCGGTAATCACGGCATCACCGCCATCCTGCCGGTCTACGTGGTGGGCATGGCACATCACAAGTCC contains:
- a CDS encoding ABC transporter permease gives rise to the protein MLRFIFRRVLQLIPVILSVMVILFTILYFTPGDPARIVLGQEVTQEAIANFRAVHGLDDPYLIQLGRYLYRALFHWDLGYSYVMKSPVSSELATRIPMTIKLAFWSVLFSTLVGIPMGIICAIRQYSLLDSVVTLITLLGVSMPTFWLGLLFILAFSVNLGWFPSMGFETINEMVLPILTLSGASVAIIARITRSSMLEVILSDYIRTARAKGQTEYRVIMKHALPNALIPIMTIISIQFGMLLGGSIITEAIFSISGVGRLMLEAINMRDYPIIQGGVLFISMAFCLINLTVDILYAFVDHRIHVK
- a CDS encoding hemolysin family protein produces the protein MFYGFFIIAFLSIISAFFAFSEISLAASRRMKLRPLAEGGDERAARILSFQEQPGLFFTTVQIGLNSMAILAGIVGDAFLSPPIHKMLPNFLSPTLRGQIASTVPFIFVSLFFVLFADLIPKRIAMAIPEAVSLRTIEGMRRVIFICTPLAKIFNSLSSAICKVFGFPEKRRDDFTSDDLYAMVEAGIMAGLLRTQEKDLIGNIFELDVRTVPSAMTVRENIVYFDLHEDDAHIKEKIASAPHSTYIVCDGNIEHIVGCVDSKALLERVIKEQSLQLDNGIDIRPPLIIPDSLTLAEAMDHFKRRGETLAVVLNEYALVVGIITLQDIMMMLMGNLVGEEEQIIKRDECSWLIEGSTPIEDVMHVFNIEEFPDSQNYETISGFLMFMLKRIPHRTDFVMHEGYKFEVIDIDNYKIDQILVTRLPQTERQGEANADSKQTEERSPSLTTEYQDNAFPLDEHEA
- a CDS encoding M20 family metallopeptidase, with translation MASEILEKARCIRNYLVECKRRIHRHPELGMHEIETAAFVRSELKKLGVELQPIDTRVGVVGIVRGRKDAPGKVIALRADMDALPIQEEAAVPDASEVAGVMHACGHDAHTAMLLGAAKILTSMRDRFTGVVKLIFQPAEETLGGSELMIRLGCLENPTVDVILGQHGIAEFATGDIAFREGPSMASSDTFSVTVKGVSGHGAYPHNSGADALLASANCVMSLQSLITRQFNAVDPVVLSICTLHGGTAKNIIPAEVTFGGSIRCQSPTSRSRIRDMMDHMIGSIVAGYNCTHELDYTYGVPPLVNDPDVVHAMRSAAAKLLGEEHVKTMSQARMGSEDYACYCEKIPASCFARLGIRQVGKEPTRFHSPTFVFDEEALPVGAGFFVQAVLELNGAPIAPPL
- a CDS encoding GntR family transcriptional regulator produces the protein MLKDGKRTMNKQVYLSLRSDILSGRYRDGQQLLQAELAEEYHVSRIPVREALMQLSSEGLVQIIPYKGAIVASLSIEELHEIFEIRYALESLILRYVVQNITEGSAARVHNLLLESTQTPPERRSRKTNWEFHRALYEIAGKPRLLELIESQYNKIDRYVQMDITLPNVQENAFKSHDAILQACRVGDAVEATVLLHEHMVTALRRLDRFLQQEEVRAPESERSTTLFMPLINRRVLR
- a CDS encoding uroporphyrinogen decarboxylase family protein — translated: MLTHKQRIENALALKENDRTPYSMWMHYPNRDRHPRRLAELALRAQREYDLDFIKYMPFGLYTTIDMGVDLDVYEGFEKAPTQHEPVIKDVKDWDRIRPLDGTRGEYAVVLESQRILMEMLEEHVPFLQTLFSPATTLAKMCSPAELVRHMREDPARVHRVLEMVTDTTIQFARASADLGADGFFYASQLSGRQTMEKTEYEAFVEKYDLAILNAVKDRTWFNVLHLHGAQVRIDEVQHYPVQGLSWHDRDDGPSMEEVRKYSTKAFVGGLSWGENWLTKTEEQVVGEVREMCGRPGLILGPGCVIEPHTPKKFLELVHKTVVERSCCR
- a CDS encoding L-serine ammonia-lyase, iron-sulfur-dependent, subunit alpha, whose protein sequence is MFTITEFLHEEVKPALGCTEPGAVALAVAKACEQLSARAERLEVVVSDNIFKNGIAVGVPGTDGARGNEIAAALAVFCGHSAYSLEVLKDATPDDLQEARAFIDDGKLTLTANGQGGVYVKARAFAGGETGMAVIEQTHGNITLVKKDDTVVFEAVPSCDSAVSKMAAKNASASIPDQVKAMGFEELVALAGRLSSEDVDYVWGGIEMNLRISDFGFDHKVGLGLGRTVRDSAGVNYRSDLAAQVKAISAAASDARMAGVALPVMSSAGSGNHGITAILPVYVVGMAHHKSREEIACAVAYSHLATSFVKSRMGRLSPVCGCAVAAGAGAAAGIVNVLGGTDVQAQKAMELVLGNITGMLCDGAKESCALKVGTGATEAFYAAQIALAGGGMAVSQGVVDVNSFTRTAENAARL